In Gossypium arboreum isolate Shixiya-1 chromosome 5, ASM2569848v2, whole genome shotgun sequence, a single genomic region encodes these proteins:
- the LOC108453010 gene encoding uncharacterized protein LOC108453010: MASQLIRVSSYEAHNQLELSLSQAFGLLQSKLRPPFSLTIPDPQEYTLLNQAILYGVLIEPHFAKIHIKHLHAIVIDGYKLFLSLLVGIVNELYGKLVDSVKEQLIWVTKEMIDVSATGIDSLLVSLMRQIVGGDFSDGNLWLCFELASLCLSKWDCLLQEKPVVLTSALYTFLRLLADHCRVSNNLKLEMLRQMEIEFCVKMLRDQFQLCLKIGRDLVRLLQDLFHVPEFKSIWKDLVLSPSEFRTAEYLDISQLYCIRTSTRYFLLRITPEMETQLRFLLTHVMLGNQKRYQIWFENKFLLGPERESLIVDIVRFICCAHHPSNEIIQSNIIPRWAVIGWLLACCKKKYIEANGRLALFYDWLFFNEKVDNIMNIEPAMLLMVCSLPKYVNFTHSLLEFLLLLVDNYDLDRKTIILRGVSSAFNSLVQKGVVHSLDVLTRCDVLSPFIRERLQNLLLNDQGKVPRDLLPVDLPGHSTQSLRLPDMSCMGNSTQSTQEQFTSEGDDGLSTRVVVVPGGNEVDSIERLVESIGDIIKESYARGLQTLEAILFSIVNQCNQRNTSNSICSEDLLSKITKEFESNGYRLFTSLGSLAGVVECDDEICSATAVIIRTFIFSQNERIQEMLLLWARNGFPVGARLLSYALRLAHEAYAAGCLENSVAVAKVRESRMPLLEYHFDGYFNFLNKRKGDSSENFVSVSEMDEKAIANLVDSAFTAYRHFLSSSRVISQKESDTSLSKLLFSDLKDCSGWKRIRMKNLFCNIFCYLSDLSICEEDIIRLLVEKLDYVDLTEMQFQIGLKKFSLFGDNHKLVFHLIKNSLNWNSVEQHKLWGLIRSELPVSEVQVEKIILEFFCSGKIDVNLSAIAAGGLLTLCSSCAPTSALVGTIMSLPNNFFQDFAAAALATWAASNASMLFDSITKFAEKLKSKNTGSTFFNSTETEINQSTILWLLNYYNAQGINVSNILSNLYPSS; this comes from the coding sequence ATGGCTTCGCAACTGATTAGAGTCTCATCCTATGAAGCTCACAATCAGCTAGAACTCTCTCTAAGCCAAGCTTTTGGCCTTCTTCAATCGAAATTAAGACCCCCATTTTCGTTAACTATCCCAGATCCCCAAGAATACACTCTACTTAATCAAGCTATTCTCTATGGTGTTTTAATCGAACCCCATTTCGCCAAAATTCATATTAAGCACTTACATGCTATTGTCATTGATGGGTATAAGCTGTTTTTAAGTTTACTTGTTGGAATCGTTAATGAATTGTATGGGAAGCTTGTTGATTCGGTAAAGGAACAATTAATTTGGGTTACTAAAGAAATGATTGATGTTTCCGCTACAGGAATTGATAGTTTGTTAGTGTCTTTGATGAGGCAAATTGTTGGTGGTGATTTTAGTGATGGTAATCTTTGGTTATGTTTCGAGTTAGCGAGTCTTTGTTTAAGTAAATGGGATTGTTTGTTACAAGAAAAGCCTGTAGTTTTGACCAGTGCACTGTATACATTTCTTCGTTTATTAGCTGATCATTGTAGGGTATCGAATAATCTGAAACTAGAGATGTTGAGGCAGATGGAGATTGAGTTTTGTGTCAAAATGTTGAGGGATCAGTTTCAACTTTGTTTGAAGATAGGAAGGGATCTTGTTCGGTTATTACAAGATTTGTTTCATGTACCTGAGTTTAAATCTATATGGAAGGATCTGGTTTTGAGTCCAAGTGAGTTTAGAACTGCTGAGTATTTGGATATTTCACAGTTGTATTGCATAAGGACTTCGACTCGTTACTTTTTACTGCGAATCACACCTGAAATGGAAACACAATTGCGGTTTTTACTTACACATGTGATGCTCGGCAACCAGAAACGATATCAGATATGGTTTGAGAATAAATTTCTTTTAGGGCCAGAGAGAGAGAGTCTTATTGTTGATATTGTGCGGTTCATATGTTGTGCACACCACCCTTCGAATGAAATTATTCAGTCAAACATTATTCCTAGATGGGCTGTTATTGGTTGGCTACTAGCATGTTGTAAGAAGAAATATATTGAAGCTAATGGGAGGTTGGCATTGTTTTATGACTGGCTTTTTTTCAATGAAAAGGTGGATAATATTATGAATATTGAGCCTGCAATGCTATTGATGGTCTGCTCCTTGCCTAAATATGTTAACTTCACTCACTCCCTTCTTGAATTTTTACTTCTTCTTGTAGATAATTATGATTTGGACCGTAAAACCATTATTCTCAGGGGTGTTTCATCAGCTTTTAACTCACTTGTTCAAAAAGGAGTGGTACACTCATTGGATGTTTTGACCCGTTGCGATGTACTTTCTCCTTTTATAAGAGAAAGGCTTCAAAATTTATTGTTAAATGATCAAGGTAAAGTTCCTAGAGATTTGCTTCCAGTTGATCTTCCTGGCCACTCCACGCAATCCTTGAGATTGCCTGACATGTCATGTATGGGAAACTCTACCCAGTCCACACAAGAGCAATTTACAAGTGAAGGGGATGATGGATTAAGCACCAGAGTTGTGGTTGTTCCTGGTGGCAATGAAGTAGATTCTATTGAGAGATTAGTTGAAAGTATTGGAGATATTATCAAGGAATCATATGCGAGGGGGTTACAAACTTTGGAGGCAATTCTTTTTTCAATTGTGAATCAATGTAATCAAAGAAACACTAGTAATTCGATTTGCTCGGAGGATCTATTATCTAAGATCACAAAGGAATTTGAGTCAAATGGATACCGACTCTTTACTTCGCTTGGTAGTCTTGCAGGTGTTGTTGAGTGCGATGATGAAATTTGTTCTGCCACTGCAGTAATTATCCGCACCTTTATCTTTTCTCAGAATGAAAGAATACAAGAAATGCTTTTGCTCTGGGCAAGGAATGGTTTTCCGGTAGGAGCACGTTTACTGTCATATGCTTTAAGACTAGCACATGAGGCATATGCAGCAGGTTGTTTGGAAAATTCAGTTGCTGTGGCTAAAGTGAGGGAGTCAAGGATGCCATTGTTGGAATATCATTTTGATGGATATTTTAATTTTCTGAACAAAAGAAAAGGAGATTCCTCTGAAAACTTTGTTTCTGTTTCTGAAATGGATGAGAAGGCGATTGCTAACTTGGTTGATAGTGCCTTTACCGCTTACAGGCATTTCCTTTCATCCTCAAGAGTTATCTCACAGAAAGAATCAGATACCTCTCTATCAAAGCTCCTATTTTCTGACTTAAAGGACTGTTCTGGTTGGAAAAGAATAAGAATGAAAAACTTATTCTGCAACATCTTTTGCTATCTTTCAGATTTATCCATCTGTGAGGAAGACATTATCAGATTGCTCGTAGAAAAATTGGATTATGTAGATCTTACAGAAATGCAGTTTCAAATTGGCTTGAAGAAGTTTTCTTTATTTGGAGACAATCATAAACTTGTTTTCCATTTAATTAAGAACTCTCTCAATTGGAACTCTGTGGAGCAGCATAAACTCTGGGGCTTGATCAGATCCGAGCTTCCAGTGTCTGAGGTTCAGGTTGAGAAGatcattttagaatttttttgctCCGGGAAAATAGATGTAAACCTTAGTGCTATAGCAGCTGGAGGCCTTCTAACTCTCTGCAGTTCTTGTGCACCCACATCAGCCCTTGTCGGCACAATCATGTCATTGCCTAATAATTTCTTCCAGGACTTTGCTGCAGCTGCTTTGGCTACATGGGCTGCGTCCAATGCCTCTATGCTATTTGACAGCATAACCAAGTTTGCAGAGAAACTGAAAAGTAAAAACACAGGCTCGACTTTCTTTAATTCAACTGAGACTGAGATCAACCAATCTACCATTTTGTGGCTGTTGAACTATTATAATGCACAAGGGATAAATGTCTCCAACATACTTAGCAACTTATATCCCAGTAGTTAA
- the LOC108451015 gene encoding zinc finger protein ZAT1-like, protein MVPAGSSFLAFLGGKYLNTQETKTPPDSRNRFFCTYCCKGFKSNKALAGHLRIHSQHPPMSKTEGKHFQEGDDDDSFFGCFDCDASFSSMKLLCQHMRLHRDTDSNGVHQPAMPEESNSLSEAATTFKQGTGSTVSPRDDHHNIDLLKDINDNWSRTEKRGSKRTASEHDIVYDAEPFRVYYGRMKTKETSMESELGAADNESTVELSGNPVKTRDSPNKSKSRSCRGRRSVKKTKAVKSVHRCEICDKTYETGQALGGHKSYHRVKDPLKQRKTEQQSCGEVKMVTGMVLPGLAPEEDDKNPSKRMLDFDFNIPYEE, encoded by the coding sequence ATGGTGCCTGCCGGATCTTCTTTCTTAGCTTTCTTGGGTGGCAAGTACTTGAACACCCAGGAAACGAAAACCCCTCCAGATTCAAGAAATAGGTTTTTTTGTACATACTGCTGCAAAGGGTTCAAATCGAACAAGGCCTTGGCCGGCCATCTTCGAATCCATAGTCAGCATCCTCCCATGTCAAAAACTGAAGGGAAACACTTTCAAGAAGGCGATGACGACGACAGTTTCTTCGGGTGTTTTGATTGCGATGCAAGTTTCTCGTCAATGAAGTTGCTATGCCAGCATATGAGACTCCACCGTGACACCGATTCCAATGGTGTTCACCAGCCTGCAATGCCTGAAGAAAGCAATTCTTTAAGTGAAGCTGCGACCACTTTCAAACAAGGGACAGGGAGTACGGTCTCTCCAAGGGATGATCACCACAACATAGATTTGCTGAAAGACATTAATGACAACTGGTCTCGAACCGAGAAAAGAGGGTCGAAGAGAACTGCTAGTGAGCACGATATAGTTTACGATGCCGAGCCCTTCAGGGTCTATTACGGACGGATGAAGACTAAAGAGACCTCAATGGAATCTGAATTGGGAGCCGCTGATAATGAGAGTACAGTGGAGCTATCAGGCAATCCTGTTAAAACTCGCGATAGTCCTAACAAGTCCAAGTCCAGGTCCTGCCGTGGAAGAAGGTCAGTGAAGAAGACTAAGGCGGTGAAAAGTGTGCACCGATGTGAGATATGCGACAAGACATACGAAACGGGTCAGGCACTTGGCGGCCACAAAAGCTATCATCGGGTGAAGGATCCATTGAAGCAGCGAAAAACCGAACAACAATCGTGCGGTGAGGTTAAGATGGTGACCGGAATGGTATTGCCAGGGTTAGCGCCCGAAGAAGACGATAAAAATCCTTCTAAGAGGATGCTGGATTTTGATTTTAATATCCCGTATGAAGAATAA
- the LOC108451797 gene encoding elongation factor 1-beta 2-like — translation MAVTFSNLHTESGLKALNDFLSGKSYISGNKLTKDDIKVYAAVLKNPGDSFPNVSQWYNSVSSQLAASFPGKAVGVGFGGKAAPAESAKTEAADDDDDLDLFGDETEEDKKAAEEREAAKKSAKKKESGKSSVLMDVKPWDDETDMKKLEEAVRSVEMPGLLWGASKLVAVGYGIKKLQIMLTIVDDLVSVDTLIEEYLTTEPRNEYIQSCDIVAFNKI, via the exons ATGGCCGTCACTTTCTCAAATCTCCACACGGAGTCTGGTCTTAAAGCTCTTAATGACTTCCTCTCTGGAAAATCTTACATCTCTGG gaATAAGCTGACCAAGGATGACATAAAAGTTTATGCCGCTGTTCTGAAGAACCCTGGTGATTCTTTCCCCAATGTTAGCCAGTGGTATAATTCTGTTTCTTCTCAACTTGCCGCCAG CTTCCCTGGTAAAGCTGTTGGCGTTGGGTTTGGTGGCAAAGCTGCTCCAGCTGAGTCTGCTAAAACTGAG GCTGCTGATGATGACGACGACTTGGATCTATTTGGTGATGAGACGGAGGAGGATAAGAAGGCTGCAGAGGAGAGGGAAGCTGCAAAGAAGTCAGCTAAGAAGAAAGAAA GTGGAAAGTCCTCTGTTCTTATGGATGTTAAACCATGGGATGATGAGACTGATATGAAGAAGTTGGAAGAAGCTGTTCGATCCGTTGAGATGCCTGGACTTTTGTGGGGAGCAT CAAAGCTGGTTGCTGTTGGTTATGGCATCAAGAAGCTACAGATCATGCTTACCATAGTGGATGATCTTGTTTCGGTTGATACCCTTATAGAGGAGTACCTCACGACAGAGCCACGCAACGAATACATTCAAAGCTGTGACATTGTTGCATTCAACAAGATTTAG
- the LOC108453011 gene encoding uncharacterized protein LOC108453011, which yields MSPASKSKSKDKKSSKDSQKAFARPSGPANAASGVPASAYNPLLGTFHTIETAPSSSASPLQSNGRFRNIDDTDEHLGGSLGAGVDFDSISNNGSWSGESEEHKEKTSNLPVRPEIIPGADNDKREKIRQKNERKHQRQKERRAQELHERCNGYLMSRKLEALAQQLVAMGFSHDRATMALIFNEGKVEESVAWLLEGSEEEAVKHKESTIGGGNLKIDISEELARIADMEIRYKCTKQEVERAVVAAEGDLEKAVESLRSSKQDPPAPPKPEETCDSAGTNKLSVAGSQNISGRPQPKPNLSPATQQRRDEKDFNYVKSTVPVGVSSEIVSKSFQPLKRIQPRLEWAKPQQSAVPAEKRWPSSGSNPSVSYSLASPLQASPPLAKTESRNVAVGSDYKKLQPSIREPVIMMQRPQSVNTKQVPATSISSSPPGTTPFLYPSSSVEITKSNGFMPHIASARSLSSNSLSSNPMHHQLYYPQQQQFSSSSSPGDSPGTSRGNGLWSRTGGSPTLAAASSLGLFTGSGSTNSSGASSPVDWSSGSSMAQLDYTNIDWSLDRTSPRPGGIWLGPTSPMKSSHLYYPNTNGLSVKPGMRLTPNVSGVAIAGLQDGGMAAAEASSTSVSHEWTSPFEGKDLFSLPRQYVSSPTL from the coding sequence ATGTCTCCTGCATCCAAGTCGAAGTCCAAAGATAAAAAATCCAGCAAGGACTCTCAGAAGGCTTTTGCAAGGCCTTCTGGACCTGCTAATGCAGCTAGTGGTGTTCCAGCTAGTGCTTACAATCCACTTTTGGGAACATTCCATACCATTGAAACAGCACCATCATCATCTGCTTCACCTCTTCAGAGCAATGGTCGTTTCCGAAACATAGACGACACAGATGAGCATTTGGGAGGCTCACTTGGAGCTGGGGTTGACTTTGATTCAATATCTAATAATGGTAGCTGGTCAGGTGAATCAGAAGAGCATAAAGAGAAAACTTCAAATCTTCCCGTCCGGCCGGAAATAATACCAGGAGCTGACAATGATAAGCGAGAAAAAATTCGTCAAAAGAATGAGAGGAAACATCAGCGTCAGAAGGAGAGGCGAGCTCAGGAGTTGCACGAGCGGTGCAATGGCTATCTTATGTCAAGAAAGCTTGAAGCACTTGCTCAGCAGCTTGTAGCAATGGGATTTTCTCATGATCGGGCTACAATGGCTCTTATTTTCAATGAAGGCAAAGTGGAGGAATCTGTGGCATGGCTTTTGGAAGGAAGTGAAGAAGAAGCAGTTAAGCATAAGGAATCAACTATTGGTGGTGGGAACTTGAAAATTGACATATCAGAAGAGCTTGCACGAATTGCTGACATGGAAATCAGATACAAGTGCACAAAGCAGGAGGTTGAAAGAGCAGTTGTTGCTGCTGAAGGAGATCTTGAGAAAGCAGTAGAATCCTTAAGATCTTCAAAGCAGGACCCACCTGCTCCACCAAAGCCAGAAGAAACTTGTGATTCTGCTGGTACCAACAAGTTATCAGTGGCAGGTAGTCAGAACATATCTGGAAGACCACAACCAAAACCAAACCTTTCTCCTGCAACACAGCAAAGAAGGGATGAGAAGGATTTTAACTATGTAAAATCCACAGTTCCGGTGGGAGTTTCTTCAGAAATAGTGAGCAAAAGTTTCCAGCCATTGAAGAGAATACAGCCGAGGTTGGAATGGGCAAAACCCCAACAAAGTGCAGTGCCAGCTGAGAAAAGGTGGCCAAGTTCTGGATCGAATCCTTCAGTTTCTTATTCCCTGGCATCGCCTTTGCAGGCCTCACCTCCGCTAGCAAAGACAGAAAGTCGTAATGTGGCTGTTGGAAGTGATTATAAGAAACTTCAGCCGTCAATTAGGGAACCAGTTATAATGATGCAGCGGCCTCAATCTGTAAATACAAAGCAGGTTCCAGCTACTAGTATAAGCTCATCTCCTCCTGGAACGACCCCCTTTTTGTATCCAAGCAGTAGTGTTGAAATTACAAAGTCTAATGGCTTTATGCCCCATATTGCAAGTGCTAGAAGCCTTAGTTCCAACAGCTTGAGTTCAAATCCGATGCATCATCAGCTTTACTATCCACAGCAGCAACAGTTCTCAAGCAGCAGTAGTCCAGGAGATTCACCTGGAACTAGCAGAGGAAATGGTCTATGGAGTAGAACAGGTGGATCACCAACACTCGCGGCTGCATCTTCACTTGGACTTTTCACTGGTTCAGGTTCTACCAATTCATCAGGAGCCTCTTCTCCAGTTGACTGGAGCAGTGGTAGCTCGATGGCTCAGTTGGATTATACCAATATTGATTGGAGCTTGGATCGCACATCTCCGAGACCTGGTGGGATATGGCTAGGACCAACATCTCCAATGAAGAGCAGTCACCTTTATTATCCTAATACAAATGGACTGAGTGTTAAACCAGGAATGAGATTGACGCCTAATGTGAGTGGTGTAGCGATTGCGGGTTTACAGGATGGTGGAATGGCTGCAGCAGAAGCTTCTTCAACTTCGGTCTCCCATGAGTGGACTTCACCATTTGAAGGGAAAGATCTTTTTAGCTTACCCAGGCAGTATGTTTCTTCTCCCACTCTCTAG